In Cellvibrio polysaccharolyticus, a genomic segment contains:
- a CDS encoding MFS transporter, with amino-acid sequence MQKSTHKLSLGEKLGYGMGDAAANFVWRSLFFLPLFYTDTFGLAATHAAILILVVRLSDGVTDIIAGSIADRTNTKAGKFRPWILWSSPFLGLLLVLIYYTPDLGYTGKLIYAYVIYIALTIAYTANNVPYGALMGVMTDSVSERASLSSFRFIGAFSGGLLVMTTMPWLVGYFGQGNQALGYQYTMPIFAVLLVILMVITYATTKERIKPPVTSDKTFWQETKELCYSMPVILIPVVGVSLFVISLAQTEWPVHYKYLCAAAALASFALTVWLRSRLIKRPRELMNSGQKDLSDLLTNKPWLILLTVGIMFGLFTVIRPSAAGYYFKYFLGRDDLLGYYFLITLLASLAAAIATNWLSQRFNKRTLMICAFIFGGIFSGAIYFVQPEQVTLMLVLAAIGEFFAGMMPVLFFSMLGDTVDYSEWKNNRRATGLMYSSGTFINKTGHGFAGALVLVILAMYGYDPKIEATVTASISGMVLLMSLIPVGICALGALFSFWYPLNDKQMKQIESDLIQRRGGSLE; translated from the coding sequence GGGGAAAAACTGGGCTACGGCATGGGGGACGCAGCGGCAAACTTTGTTTGGCGAAGCCTGTTTTTCCTGCCGCTGTTTTATACCGATACCTTCGGGCTGGCTGCTACCCACGCAGCAATCCTGATTCTGGTGGTTCGTTTATCTGATGGTGTAACCGATATTATCGCCGGCTCCATTGCCGACCGAACCAATACCAAAGCCGGTAAATTTCGCCCCTGGATACTCTGGTCATCGCCCTTTTTAGGCTTGCTGCTGGTGTTGATTTATTACACGCCGGATCTCGGTTACACCGGCAAGCTGATTTATGCCTACGTCATCTATATCGCCCTCACCATTGCCTACACCGCCAACAACGTTCCTTATGGCGCGTTGATGGGCGTGATGACCGACAGCGTTAGCGAGCGGGCCAGTTTGTCCAGCTTCCGTTTTATCGGTGCTTTTAGTGGTGGCTTGTTGGTCATGACGACCATGCCATGGCTGGTCGGCTATTTTGGTCAGGGCAACCAGGCGCTGGGTTATCAATACACCATGCCTATTTTTGCGGTGCTGTTGGTGATTCTGATGGTCATCACTTACGCCACCACCAAAGAGCGCATCAAACCGCCTGTGACGAGTGATAAAACCTTCTGGCAGGAAACCAAAGAGCTTTGCTACAGCATGCCGGTGATTTTGATTCCGGTGGTGGGCGTGAGCCTGTTTGTGATCAGTCTGGCGCAAACAGAATGGCCGGTTCATTACAAATATCTGTGTGCCGCTGCCGCGCTGGCAAGTTTTGCTTTGACCGTATGGCTGCGCTCCCGGTTGATCAAGCGCCCGCGCGAACTGATGAACAGTGGCCAGAAAGACCTGTCTGACCTGCTCACCAACAAGCCCTGGTTGATCCTGCTGACGGTGGGCATCATGTTCGGTTTGTTCACCGTTATTCGCCCCAGTGCTGCCGGTTATTACTTCAAATATTTCCTCGGGCGTGATGACCTGCTGGGTTATTACTTCCTGATTACTTTGCTGGCATCGCTGGCGGCTGCCATTGCCACCAACTGGTTGTCGCAGCGTTTCAACAAGCGCACGCTGATGATTTGTGCGTTTATCTTTGGTGGTATTTTCAGCGGCGCTATCTATTTTGTGCAGCCCGAGCAGGTCACGCTGATGTTGGTGCTGGCGGCTATCGGTGAGTTTTTCGCCGGTATGATGCCGGTGCTTTTCTTCAGTATGCTGGGTGATACCGTTGATTACTCCGAGTGGAAAAACAACCGCCGTGCGACCGGGTTGATGTATTCATCAGGTACTTTTATCAACAAAACCGGCCATGGTTTTGCCGGTGCATTGGTGTTGGTGATTCTGGCTATGTACGGCTACGACCCAAAAATCGAAGCCACGGTAACCGCTTCCATTAGCGGTATGGTGTTGCTGATGAGCCTGATTCCGGTGGGTATTTGTGCGCTGGGTGCGCTCTTCTCCTTCTGGTATCCGCTGAACGACAAGCAGATGAAGCAGATTGAAAGTGATTTGATTCAGCGTCGTGGTGGAAGTCTTGAGTAA
- a CDS encoding LacI family DNA-binding transcriptional regulator — MSNIRDVARLAGVSVATVSRALSAPEKVSEESLSKVQDAIAQVGYRPNMLARNFRSTRSYAVVVLVPDIANPFYSLFIRALEDRAQQKGYAVLLGDTRGTSEREQEYIRRVETRLADGIIQLRPSSEKSQNTIPAGIACVNACGCELTTGPSIRIDNRAAARTMVDYLISLGHRRIGVISGLKDNPHTIDRLEGYKEALASAGIAYDKDLIAEGDFTMWSGLNSAFQFCNMKNRPTAIFSMNDEMAIGAMQTLKSQGIRVPEDMSVTGFDDIAYAKYCDPSLTTISQPAEEMGKMAMDMLLRIIEGEPLSQTECVLPTEFIIRKSTGPAPYQK, encoded by the coding sequence ATGTCCAACATTCGAGATGTTGCGCGGCTGGCCGGAGTATCCGTTGCCACCGTCTCCCGTGCCCTGAGCGCCCCCGAAAAAGTTTCTGAAGAAAGCCTCAGCAAAGTGCAGGACGCTATCGCACAGGTGGGTTATCGCCCGAATATGCTGGCGCGAAATTTCCGCTCTACCCGCTCCTACGCCGTTGTTGTGCTGGTACCGGACATCGCCAACCCGTTCTATTCCTTGTTTATTCGTGCTCTGGAAGACCGCGCCCAGCAAAAAGGTTACGCCGTGTTATTGGGCGATACCCGGGGCACCTCGGAGCGCGAGCAGGAGTATATTCGCCGGGTAGAAACCCGCCTGGCAGACGGCATTATTCAGCTGCGTCCCAGCTCGGAAAAAAGCCAGAACACCATTCCGGCAGGCATTGCCTGCGTCAATGCCTGTGGTTGCGAGCTGACCACCGGCCCCTCTATCCGTATTGATAACCGCGCTGCCGCCCGCACCATGGTGGATTATCTGATTTCGTTGGGACATCGCCGCATCGGCGTGATTTCCGGCCTGAAAGACAACCCGCACACCATTGATCGGCTGGAAGGTTACAAAGAAGCACTGGCCAGCGCCGGTATTGCTTATGACAAAGACCTGATTGCCGAGGGTGACTTCACCATGTGGTCTGGCCTTAATAGCGCGTTTCAGTTCTGCAATATGAAGAATCGCCCTACGGCAATTTTTTCGATGAACGATGAGATGGCGATTGGCGCGATGCAAACGCTGAAGTCCCAGGGGATTCGCGTTCCGGAAGATATGTCTGTTACCGGTTTCGACGATATTGCCTACGCCAAGTATTGCGACCCGAGTCTGACGACTATTTCCCAGCCGGCGGAGGAGATGGGCAAGATGGCGATGGATATGTTGTTACGGATTATTGAGGGCGAGCCCTTGAGCCAGACCGAGTGCGTACTGCCTACCGAGTTTATTATCCGCAAAAGCACCGGCCCGGCGCCTTATCAGAAGTAA
- a CDS encoding sodium:solute symporter family protein has protein sequence MQLSIIDILIVLAYVVGTLGLGFWVSKKASKNMRSYFLGGNTLSWRMLGLSNASGMFDISGTMWLVYLLFVYGLSSIYIPWLWPVFNQIFMMVFLSAWLRRSGVLTGAEFITFRFGNSTGAKLSHLVVVVFALINVVAFIAYGFIGIGKFAAVFLPWQFSADPYWNDVAYALIITAITTLYVVKGGMMSVVFTEVFQFVVMTLASIAVGVIAMQQVSPELLARILPDGWTSVAINWQLNIDWAERLPAANEKILQDGYNMFTIFFMLVLLKGVLVSLAGPAPNYDMQRVLSTKSPSEASKMSWFVNVVLFIPRYMMIAGLTILAIAFFTDELRAMGPAVDFEQVLPMALKEFIPVGLKGLLIAGLLAAFMGTFAATVNAAPAYVVNDIYKRYINPNAEPKKYVQLSYLFSVIFVILGVLVGLFIPSLNNAIQWIVAALYGGYTASNMLKWLWWRFNGMGYFWGMVVGIVLAIALAFTDYNPLYSFPFLFLACFTTCVTVSLLTKADDMEVLKAFYIKVRPWGWWAPVREAAQQQYPQVQKNPHFARDMFNVAVGIVWQTSMVAIPIFLVIKHWQEMFVGIAVLAVTSLLLWKFWWKNLEDYQADTPSEFLPKPISAAEKS, from the coding sequence ATGCAACTTTCGATCATCGATATTCTTATCGTTCTTGCCTATGTTGTGGGCACTCTGGGGCTGGGTTTTTGGGTTTCCAAAAAAGCCTCTAAAAATATGCGCAGCTACTTTCTGGGCGGTAATACCCTGTCCTGGCGCATGCTGGGCTTGTCCAACGCCTCCGGCATGTTCGACATCAGCGGTACCATGTGGCTGGTGTATCTGCTGTTTGTGTACGGGTTGAGCAGTATTTATATCCCCTGGCTGTGGCCGGTATTCAACCAGATTTTCATGATGGTATTCCTCTCTGCCTGGTTGCGCCGTTCCGGCGTGCTTACCGGTGCCGAGTTTATTACCTTCCGTTTTGGTAACAGTACCGGTGCCAAACTCTCCCACCTGGTGGTCGTGGTATTTGCCCTGATTAACGTGGTGGCATTTATCGCTTACGGCTTTATTGGTATCGGTAAATTTGCGGCGGTTTTCCTGCCCTGGCAGTTCTCTGCCGACCCCTACTGGAACGATGTTGCCTACGCGCTCATCATCACTGCCATCACCACCTTGTATGTGGTGAAGGGCGGCATGATGTCGGTGGTGTTTACCGAGGTATTCCAGTTTGTGGTGATGACGCTGGCTTCGATTGCGGTGGGCGTCATCGCCATGCAACAGGTATCGCCAGAGTTGCTGGCTCGCATCCTGCCTGATGGCTGGACCAGCGTTGCCATCAATTGGCAGCTGAATATTGATTGGGCAGAGCGCCTGCCTGCCGCCAACGAAAAAATTCTGCAAGATGGTTACAACATGTTCACCATCTTCTTCATGCTGGTGTTACTGAAAGGCGTACTGGTGTCGCTGGCTGGCCCGGCGCCCAACTACGACATGCAGCGTGTGCTTTCCACCAAGTCGCCGTCTGAAGCGTCGAAAATGAGCTGGTTTGTGAACGTGGTGTTGTTTATTCCGCGTTACATGATGATTGCTGGTTTAACCATTCTGGCGATCGCTTTCTTTACCGATGAATTGCGTGCGATGGGCCCGGCGGTAGACTTTGAACAAGTACTGCCGATGGCATTGAAGGAATTTATTCCGGTGGGGTTGAAAGGTTTGCTGATCGCCGGTTTGCTGGCAGCTTTTATGGGTACCTTTGCCGCTACCGTGAATGCGGCGCCCGCCTATGTGGTTAACGATATTTACAAGCGCTATATCAACCCCAATGCCGAACCGAAAAAATATGTACAACTGAGCTATTTGTTCTCGGTTATTTTTGTGATTCTCGGTGTGCTGGTTGGCTTGTTCATCCCCTCACTCAACAACGCTATCCAATGGATTGTGGCCGCCCTTTATGGTGGTTACACCGCCTCCAACATGTTGAAGTGGTTGTGGTGGCGTTTTAATGGCATGGGATATTTCTGGGGCATGGTAGTTGGTATTGTCCTGGCGATCGCCTTGGCGTTTACCGATTACAACCCGCTGTACTCGTTCCCGTTCCTGTTCCTCGCTTGCTTTACTACCTGCGTGACCGTGTCCCTGCTGACCAAAGCCGACGATATGGAAGTGCTGAAAGCGTTTTACATTAAGGTTCGTCCGTGGGGATGGTGGGCGCCGGTGCGCGAAGCCGCACAGCAGCAGTACCCGCAAGTACAAAAGAACCCGCATTTTGCCCGCGATATGTTTAACGTGGCGGTAGGTATTGTGTGGCAGACCAGCATGGTCGCTATCCCGATTTTCCTGGTGATCAAACACTGGCAGGAAATGTTTGTGGGTATTGCGGTGCTGGCGGTTACCAGCCTGCTGTTATGGAAATTCTGGTGGAAAAATCTTGAAGATTACCAGGCCGATACACCCAGTGAGTTTTTACCGAAGCCGATAAGCGCCGCGGAAAAATCCTGA
- the mgp130 gene encoding 4-O-beta-d-mannosyl-d-glucose phosphorylase Mgp130 has translation MSSFNDKVKALLADHETLITKANTPQTIGNGIYTVYENPILTAAHAPIFWRYDLNEKTNPFLQERLGVNAAFNSGALYWQGKYLLAVRVEGVDRKSFFAIAESANGIDNFRFWDFPITLPETERPDTNVYDMRLTAHEDGYIYGLFCTERKDETSTDISAAEAQCGIARTKDLITWERLPDLITHSGQQRNVVLHPEFIDGKYGLFTRPQDGFISVGAGGGIGWGLVDDMTNAEVKSEVIVDGKVYHTIKEVKNGQGPAPIKTEKGWLNLAHGVRNTAAGLRYVLYMFMTELERPWVVSHRPGGHFIAPHGAERVGDVSNVAFSNGWIVNEKNEVFVYYASSDTRMHVATSTVDQLVDYCINTPEDGLRSAASVETRNKLIAANLDVLKNLA, from the coding sequence ATGAGCTCTTTTAACGATAAGGTGAAGGCACTGCTGGCTGATCACGAAACACTGATCACCAAAGCCAATACACCACAAACCATCGGCAATGGTATTTACACAGTTTACGAAAACCCCATCCTGACCGCAGCGCATGCTCCTATTTTCTGGCGCTATGACCTGAATGAAAAAACCAATCCGTTTTTGCAGGAGCGTCTGGGTGTTAATGCGGCATTCAACTCCGGCGCCCTCTACTGGCAGGGTAAATACCTGCTGGCAGTACGCGTTGAAGGTGTCGATCGCAAATCCTTCTTCGCCATCGCAGAAAGTGCCAACGGTATTGATAACTTCCGCTTCTGGGATTTCCCGATCACCCTGCCGGAAACCGAACGTCCGGACACCAACGTGTACGACATGCGTTTAACCGCGCACGAAGATGGTTACATCTACGGTTTGTTCTGCACCGAGCGTAAAGACGAAACCTCCACGGATATTTCTGCGGCAGAAGCCCAGTGCGGTATTGCCCGCACCAAAGATCTGATCACCTGGGAGCGCTTGCCGGATTTGATTACTCACTCCGGTCAACAGCGTAACGTGGTATTGCACCCGGAATTTATTGACGGCAAATACGGTTTGTTCACTCGTCCGCAAGATGGCTTCATCAGCGTTGGTGCTGGTGGTGGTATTGGCTGGGGTCTGGTCGATGACATGACCAACGCCGAAGTGAAATCCGAAGTGATTGTTGATGGCAAGGTTTACCACACCATCAAAGAAGTGAAAAATGGTCAGGGCCCGGCGCCTATCAAAACTGAAAAAGGCTGGCTGAACCTGGCGCACGGTGTGCGTAATACCGCCGCCGGTTTGCGTTATGTGTTGTACATGTTCATGACCGAGCTGGAGCGTCCGTGGGTTGTTTCACACCGCCCGGGTGGTCACTTCATTGCACCGCACGGTGCCGAGCGTGTCGGTGACGTTTCCAACGTAGCTTTCTCCAACGGCTGGATTGTTAACGAGAAAAACGAAGTGTTTGTTTATTACGCTTCTTCCGATACCCGTATGCATGTAGCCACCTCTACCGTTGATCAATTGGTAGATTACTGCATCAATACACCGGAAGACGGTTTGCGTTCTGCTGCATCGGTTGAAACCCGTAACAAGTTGATTGCTGCCAACCTCGACGTTCTGAAAAATCTCGCGTAA
- the epiA gene encoding cellobiose 2-epimerase EpiA: protein MTNFSLEKFSRECDQELVAIADWWVANSQDLLNGGFWGEVGEDNVPVPEATKGIVLNTRILWFFSEVARVVPNPLYRQLADRSYQYLTDYFFDKEHGGVFWELDAKGRPLNTKKQVYAQAFAIYALVAYYQLTDNSAALQQALSCFELLERNTIDREREGYFEAFTREWGKIEDVRLSDKDLNYPKSMNTHLHVLEAYTSLNKVHPVAAVSAALRYNIHCFDKYIINRENYHMRMFLDVDWKDFSPAFTYGHDIETAWLLVKALDSLNDKAVTERLLPDVIRIAETCLDEAIGEHGQVIDAYDFATAQQLPEIIWWVQAEAMVGFLKTAQLSGDQRFTEAALKVWEFIKKYQIDHEQGEWLWASRLDDLHGERHYKMGFWKGPYHNGRAMMEVKAILQKMQ, encoded by the coding sequence GTGACCAATTTTTCTCTCGAAAAATTTTCCCGGGAGTGCGACCAGGAATTGGTCGCCATCGCTGACTGGTGGGTTGCCAATTCCCAGGATCTGCTGAATGGCGGGTTCTGGGGTGAAGTGGGCGAAGACAATGTGCCGGTACCGGAAGCCACCAAAGGCATCGTACTGAATACCCGTATTCTGTGGTTCTTCAGTGAAGTTGCCCGTGTAGTTCCGAACCCCTTGTATCGTCAGCTGGCGGATCGCTCTTATCAGTACCTGACCGATTATTTTTTCGACAAGGAACACGGCGGTGTTTTTTGGGAGCTGGATGCCAAAGGCAGACCGCTGAATACCAAAAAGCAGGTGTACGCCCAGGCGTTTGCCATCTATGCGCTGGTGGCTTATTACCAACTCACCGATAACTCGGCGGCCTTGCAACAAGCGCTGTCCTGTTTCGAGTTGCTGGAGCGCAATACCATTGATCGCGAGCGCGAAGGTTATTTTGAAGCCTTCACCCGCGAGTGGGGCAAAATTGAAGACGTTCGCCTGAGCGATAAAGATCTCAACTACCCCAAAAGCATGAATACCCATTTGCACGTACTGGAAGCCTACACCTCGTTAAACAAGGTGCATCCGGTCGCCGCGGTATCAGCAGCCTTGCGTTACAACATTCACTGTTTTGATAAATACATTATCAACCGTGAAAATTACCACATGCGTATGTTCCTCGATGTGGACTGGAAAGATTTCTCTCCGGCCTTCACCTACGGGCACGATATTGAGACCGCATGGTTATTGGTAAAAGCGCTGGATTCATTGAATGACAAGGCGGTAACAGAACGTTTATTACCGGATGTGATTCGCATTGCCGAAACCTGTCTGGATGAAGCTATCGGCGAGCATGGCCAGGTTATTGATGCCTATGATTTTGCCACGGCCCAACAACTGCCCGAAATTATCTGGTGGGTGCAGGCTGAAGCCATGGTCGGGTTTTTGAAAACCGCACAGCTGTCGGGTGATCAACGTTTCACCGAAGCCGCGCTGAAGGTTTGGGAGTTTATTAAAAAATACCAGATCGATCATGAGCAAGGCGAATGGCTGTGGGCTTCACGGCTGGATGATTTGCACGGTGAGCGTCATTACAAAATGGGCTTCTGGAAAGGACCCTACCATAATGGCCGAGCCATGATGGAAGTGAAAGCGATCCTGCAAAAAATGCAGTAG
- a CDS encoding glycoside hydrolase 5 family protein, whose amino-acid sequence MKPTFGLPWIMAALLLALGGCGKSSAPATAPEEKPADVVQVAEAVNEFVTVDGRTFSRQGKTYYVVGTNMWFGGYLGSEGAVGDRERLIRELDLLQRTGINNLRVLAASEQSELMRAVRPAIVTAPGEYSEELWAGLDFLLDEMAKRDMTAVLYFNNFWQWSGGMSQYVSWFEGTPVFDPDVTNEWNAFMQNSAKFYRMEEAQTLYRDIIKRVVTRKNTINGKLYNEDPTIMSWQLANEPRPGSDEDGRINFPAFKEWVHETSKYIRELAPKQLISTGNEGSMGTIRDMALFIESHQSEYVDYLTFHMWLKNWGWFDATKPEETYESALQQAKKYINEHVDVANQMNKPIVLEEFGAERDGGSFEVSATTVYRDRFYEEFFDLIHSHSASGDALAGSNFWAWGGFGRTQNADFMWQEGDDFVGDPPQEPQGLNAVFDTDASTLDVIKKHADKMSQLVK is encoded by the coding sequence ATGAAACCAACCTTCGGATTGCCCTGGATTATGGCGGCGCTTTTGCTCGCCCTGGGCGGTTGTGGAAAATCTTCTGCGCCCGCTACTGCACCGGAAGAAAAACCTGCTGACGTTGTTCAGGTCGCTGAAGCAGTCAACGAATTTGTAACCGTTGATGGCAGAACCTTTTCCCGTCAGGGTAAAACCTATTATGTCGTCGGAACCAATATGTGGTTCGGCGGTTACCTTGGCTCTGAAGGCGCGGTAGGTGATCGCGAGCGTTTGATTCGTGAACTGGATTTATTGCAGCGCACCGGCATTAATAATTTGCGGGTACTGGCCGCATCGGAACAAAGTGAATTGATGCGCGCTGTGCGCCCGGCCATTGTGACCGCGCCCGGCGAGTACAGTGAAGAGTTATGGGCAGGTCTGGATTTCCTGCTCGACGAAATGGCAAAACGTGATATGACCGCCGTTTTGTATTTCAACAACTTCTGGCAGTGGTCAGGCGGTATGTCGCAGTACGTATCCTGGTTTGAAGGCACGCCGGTATTTGATCCGGACGTAACCAACGAGTGGAATGCGTTCATGCAGAACTCTGCAAAATTCTACCGTATGGAAGAAGCGCAAACCTTGTACCGCGATATCATCAAACGTGTAGTAACGCGTAAGAACACCATCAATGGCAAGTTGTACAACGAAGACCCGACCATTATGTCCTGGCAGTTGGCCAATGAGCCGCGCCCGGGTAGCGATGAAGATGGCCGTATCAACTTCCCGGCTTTTAAAGAGTGGGTTCACGAAACGTCAAAATACATTCGCGAGCTGGCACCGAAGCAATTGATCAGCACCGGTAACGAAGGCTCCATGGGCACCATCCGCGACATGGCTTTGTTTATTGAATCGCATCAAAGCGAGTATGTGGATTACCTGACTTTCCATATGTGGTTGAAAAACTGGGGCTGGTTCGATGCAACCAAACCGGAAGAAACCTATGAGTCGGCACTGCAACAGGCGAAAAAATACATCAATGAACACGTTGATGTTGCCAACCAGATGAACAAGCCGATTGTACTGGAAGAGTTTGGTGCAGAGCGTGATGGCGGTTCTTTTGAGGTGAGCGCTACCACCGTGTACCGCGATCGTTTTTACGAAGAATTTTTTGATTTGATTCATTCGCATTCTGCATCAGGTGATGCGTTGGCCGGTTCCAACTTCTGGGCGTGGGGCGGTTTTGGTCGCACCCAAAATGCTGACTTTATGTGGCAGGAAGGCGATGACTTTGTGGGTGACCCACCACAGGAACCACAAGGTTTGAATGCGGTATTCGATACCGATGCGTCAACCCTG